The genome window TCCGAGCCATCCGCAGGTGATATGTCCCCCATCAACCGGCCACATGAATTTACCTGTAACCGTCACGCCGTTAAAATCTTCAATGGAAGGAGCGGTTTTCGGAACCGCTTTGGTGCCGACTTTTTTCACGGCATTACGCGCTTCTTTGGTCACTGTAGTACTGATGATATCACGCGATACCTCGACACCGTTGACATAGATGATGTCTGCAACGACCTCCTGACTGCCGTTTCTGCCGGAAGTCGTGATCTCGGTTTGCCCCTCATAAAGAGACGAGGAATACTTGATTGTGGTATCGTACGGAATGGTCTCAGTGTAGGTGGTACGAATCGAAATCTTGACCGGTAAAAAAGGCTCGGGCAATGTCAGTGTCAATACTTTCCCTTTGACGATTTTTGATTCGATTTCGGGGTTATATTGCAGCAGCGCCTCTTCGGTCAGACCGTTTTTTGTGGCAATCGTGGCAACTGTATCATTTTTGACGCAGGTGTATTTGACCGTTGTGGTATCCTCCTGTCCCAAAATTGCCACTGCTTCGTCATAGGTTTTTATGTTTACGATCGGGTAGATGCCCGACTCAAATGTGACATCGTTTAAAAACCCCACGACGGCGTTTTCATCGTCGCTGTGATACGGTTCAAGAAGGGTGTTCATAAAGGTTTTTAACTGTTCCTGTTCGGTGACCGCCAAGAGGAATTTCCCGTCTATGTAGACGCCGATGGCTTCATCGACCTCGTCACCGAGCACCGCAGATAAAAACGTATCGACAAACTGATCGGTATTTTGAATTTTTGAGGCTGTAACATGTGAAATTTTATAGATCGGTGTGGCTGAAAAATTATACCGGTTTTCAATGCCGATAATTCGGTCTTCGATACCGGCAACCGCGTCGTCGTAAACGCTCTCGTTTTTAATGTAACCCAGATCGAGGCCATCGTATTCGACCCTCAGCGCAACTTCCAAGCTGTTCCAGACGAACAGCGAACCGACCAACAGAATCAATGCCAATACCGGTGCAAATAGACGAATTCCGTGCCGGACAACACGCTTTT of Oscillospiraceae bacterium contains these proteins:
- a CDS encoding peptidoglycan DD-metalloendopeptidase family protein, translated to MRKPKFLSQEYFLTKKEQPNGQYLYYFYILCYKTGLRTVSLFRRIGVFFEELFRFLFIRLLSGTIISAWRAVKAVIKRAYYKGVTVERKQIARQRQELAAIKEERKLLGGKNNKNKQIVVYEERINHLQRSIKKRVVRHGIRLFAPVLALILLVGSLFVWNSLEVALRVEYDGLDLGYIKNESVYDDAVAGIEDRIIGIENRYNFSATPIYKISHVTASKIQNTDQFVDTFLSAVLGDEVDEAIGVYIDGKFLLAVTEQEQLKTFMNTLLEPYHSDDENAVVGFLNDVTFESGIYPIVNIKTYDEAVAILGQEDTTTVKYTCVKNDTVATIATKNGLTEEALLQYNPEIESKIVKGKVLTLTLPEPFLPVKISIRTTYTETIPYDTTIKYSSSLYEGQTEITTSGRNGSQEVVADIIYVNGVEVSRDIISTTVTKEARNAVKKVGTKAVPKTAPSIEDFNGVTVTGKFMWPVDGGHITCGWLGYPGHYGLDIGAAKGTNIYASDGGIVVYVHYGKTSYGYEIVIDHGNGYETRYGHCSKILVEVGDKVEKGDVIGLVGSTGNSTGPHLHFEIIKDGNRINPKPFITG